Proteins co-encoded in one Campylobacter jejuni genomic window:
- a CDS encoding ABC transporter permease: MVDKFFLNELFKSINFSYQRLFIIVLSVFIGALTCSAFLNIYFDIDTKLSKELKAYGANVMISPKQDENFISNAEYEKIKEILKARALTPFLYDFLNLGSTSGVVLGTDFRALKITKPFLEVKEGSFSLNDFDENSAFLGVNLAKQLGLKTGNELQIYNPNNGKSIKLTIKGILSSNDEFDSIVLAPLSVVQNLSDRAGINYANAVVYGNFDEVKAKTQAINNEFIDAKPISSVSLSEGLVLGKIKALMFLIILVVLIIVTTSVNTTLSSIIFSRKKEIALRLALGAKKSEIFKLFASECFIVSFFASLIGAFCGIFLANVFGYLIFNSSIDFRFIAVFIALIISLIFAFLAAFFPIKRALKINVCENLKGE, translated from the coding sequence ATGGTAGATAAGTTTTTCCTTAATGAACTTTTTAAAAGCATTAACTTTTCTTATCAAAGACTTTTTATTATAGTTTTAAGTGTTTTTATAGGAGCACTTACTTGCTCAGCTTTTTTAAATATTTATTTTGATATTGACACCAAACTTTCTAAAGAATTAAAAGCTTATGGAGCAAATGTAATGATAAGCCCTAAACAGGATGAAAATTTTATCTCCAATGCTGAGTATGAAAAAATAAAAGAAATTTTAAAGGCTAGAGCTTTAACTCCTTTTTTGTATGATTTTTTAAATTTAGGCAGTACAAGCGGAGTAGTTTTAGGCACTGATTTTAGGGCTTTAAAAATCACTAAACCTTTTTTAGAAGTTAAAGAAGGAAGCTTTTCTCTAAATGATTTTGATGAAAATTCAGCCTTTTTAGGAGTTAATTTAGCCAAGCAACTAGGCCTAAAAACAGGCAATGAACTTCAAATTTACAATCCAAACAATGGAAAAAGCATAAAACTTACCATAAAAGGCATACTTTCAAGCAATGATGAATTTGATAGCATTGTTTTAGCCCCTTTAAGCGTGGTGCAAAATTTAAGCGATAGAGCCGGTATTAACTATGCTAATGCTGTAGTTTATGGAAATTTTGATGAAGTTAAAGCCAAAACACAAGCAATCAACAATGAATTCATCGATGCAAAACCTATATCTTCAGTATCCTTAAGTGAAGGTTTAGTACTTGGAAAAATCAAAGCTTTAATGTTTTTAATCATACTTGTAGTATTGATCATAGTCACTACTAGCGTTAATACAACTTTAAGCTCTATTATATTTTCTCGCAAAAAAGAAATCGCACTGCGTTTAGCCTTGGGTGCGAAAAAAAGTGAAATTTTTAAACTTTTTGCTAGTGAATGCTTTATAGTAAGTTTTTTTGCTAGTTTAATCGGAGCTTTTTGTGGGATATTTTTAGCCAATGTCTTTGGTTATTTGATTTTTAATTCTAGTATTGATTTTAGATTTATAGCTGTTTTTATAGCCTTAATCATTTCTTTGATTTTTGCCTTTTTGGCTGCATTTTTTCCTATAAAAAGAGCATTAAAAATCAATGTGTGTGAAAATTTGAAAGGTGAATGA
- a CDS encoding DNA ligase, with amino-acid sequence MRFVFLICCACLVFANEILLLSKFDKQDFNSKDFNTYLMSEKLDGVRGIWDGKYLKTRQNYKIKTPDFFTKNFPPFTIDGELWIARNKFDEISALIRSGDSNLTLWKEVTYNIFDVPNACEEFKISTCTLKNRLAVLEEYLQKYPSAYIKIIPQIPVENQNNLNQFYESIIKNQGEGIVIRKNLSPYEKGRSKNAMKLKPYDDAECELVGFRKGKGKFENQVGALLCKMPNGQIIKIGSGLKDEDRKNPPKIGSIVTYKFNGLTKNSLPRFPVFLRIRDENP; translated from the coding sequence ATGAGGTTTGTTTTTTTAATATGTTGTGCTTGTTTAGTTTTTGCTAATGAAATTTTACTTCTTAGCAAATTCGATAAGCAAGATTTTAACTCTAAAGATTTTAATACTTATTTGATGAGCGAAAAACTCGATGGGGTGCGTGGAATTTGGGATGGAAAATATCTAAAAACTCGCCAAAATTACAAAATAAAAACTCCTGACTTTTTTACAAAAAATTTCCCTCCTTTTACTATTGATGGTGAGCTTTGGATAGCAAGAAATAAATTTGATGAAATTTCAGCTTTAATTCGTAGTGGCGATAGCAATTTGACCTTATGGAAGGAAGTAACTTATAATATTTTTGATGTGCCAAATGCTTGCGAAGAATTTAAAATTTCTACTTGCACCCTTAAAAATCGTTTGGCTGTTTTAGAAGAGTATTTGCAAAAATATCCTAGTGCCTATATAAAAATTATTCCTCAAATTCCAGTTGAAAATCAAAATAATTTAAATCAATTTTACGAAAGCATTATAAAAAATCAAGGTGAAGGTATTGTCATACGCAAAAATTTAAGTCCTTATGAAAAAGGCAGAAGTAAAAATGCTATGAAATTAAAACCCTATGATGATGCAGAGTGTGAGTTAGTAGGATTTCGCAAGGGCAAGGGTAAATTTGAAAATCAAGTAGGTGCCTTACTTTGTAAAATGCCTAATGGACAAATCATTAAAATCGGCAGTGGTTTAAAAGATGAAGATAGAAAAAATCCTCCAAAAATTGGTAGTATTGTGACTTATAAATTTAATGGATTGACCAAAAATTCCTTACCTCGCTTTCCGGTTTTTTTAAGAATAAGAGATGAAAATCCTTGA
- a CDS encoding TlpA family protein disulfide reductase produces the protein MKKNLLILSILFLLNACSFENSKDTGKVGEKSAEISAKDTLGKAVKLADDNTSLKVLVFFQNGCPSCLKELPSLDEFIQNHPNKISVYAINSIDNANVVKVLAEQFDFKNVKVLKDDLKITNDRYAVFATPTTIIIKDGMIKDRILGEKPWEFFESKLISLL, from the coding sequence ATGAAAAAAAACCTTTTAATCTTAAGCATTTTGTTCTTGCTCAATGCTTGTTCTTTTGAAAATTCAAAAGATACTGGAAAAGTTGGAGAAAAAAGCGCTGAAATTTCAGCTAAAGATACCTTAGGAAAAGCTGTAAAACTTGCTGATGATAATACAAGTTTAAAAGTCTTAGTCTTTTTTCAAAATGGTTGCCCTTCTTGCTTAAAAGAACTCCCTTCTTTAGATGAATTCATACAAAATCACCCCAATAAAATCAGTGTTTATGCTATAAATTCCATCGATAATGCCAATGTGGTTAAAGTTTTAGCCGAACAATTTGACTTTAAAAATGTAAAAGTTTTAAAAGACGATCTTAAAATCACCAATGATCGTTACGCTGTGTTTGCAACCCCTACTACCATCATCATTAAAGATGGGATGATAAAAGATAGAATTTTAGGAGAAAAACCATGGGAATTTTTCGAATCCAAGCTTATTTCTTTGCTTTAA
- a CDS encoding DUF411 domain-containing protein: MKKIILTILFLLTLTQAKEIQVYESPTCGCCDLWADYMKAKGYEVSVHKTNDFLKIKEKMGIKDEYQSCHTGVIEGYAIEGHVPESAIAWLLENKPKDVIGISAPGMPQGSPGMEQGYSEKYPVILMKKDGSYELYGYFIGDKKL; encoded by the coding sequence ATGAAAAAAATAATTTTAACCATTCTTTTTTTACTCACTCTTACGCAAGCTAAGGAAATACAAGTTTATGAAAGTCCTACTTGTGGCTGTTGTGATCTTTGGGCTGATTATATGAAAGCTAAGGGTTATGAGGTTAGTGTTCACAAAACCAATGATTTTCTTAAAATCAAAGAAAAAATGGGTATAAAAGATGAGTATCAAAGTTGCCATACGGGTGTGATCGAAGGCTATGCTATTGAAGGGCATGTTCCTGAAAGTGCTATAGCATGGTTGCTTGAAAACAAACCTAAAGATGTTATAGGAATTTCAGCTCCTGGCATGCCGCAAGGAAGCCCAGGAATGGAACAAGGTTATAGTGAAAAATATCCTGTAATTTTGATGAAAAAAGATGGAAGCTATGAGCTTTATGGATATTTTATAGGAGATAAAAAGCTTTAA
- a CDS encoding TlpA family protein disulfide reductase yields MGIFRIQAYFFALIIALFFVACDSGENFKALNSDKTYNFAYNGFEKSLKLNDKAQNFALIFFTKDCGVCKEQIPILQNLAKNYDFNIFVVLGDANDANDAKAWADEKGLSNLAMFYEKRAAKYLSSAIGEIYGVPVLSFFKEGKMDEKFIGLTPYSILEKEIKKVKS; encoded by the coding sequence ATGGGAATTTTTCGAATCCAAGCTTATTTCTTTGCTTTAATCATAGCTTTATTTTTTGTAGCTTGTGATAGTGGAGAAAATTTTAAAGCTTTAAATAGTGATAAAACCTATAATTTTGCCTACAATGGTTTTGAAAAAAGCCTAAAACTAAATGATAAAGCACAAAATTTTGCCTTAATATTTTTCACAAAAGATTGTGGAGTTTGTAAAGAACAAATTCCTATTTTACAGAATTTGGCTAAAAATTATGATTTTAATATCTTTGTGGTTTTAGGTGATGCAAATGATGCAAATGATGCAAAAGCTTGGGCTGATGAAAAAGGTTTATCTAATTTAGCAATGTTTTATGAAAAAAGAGCAGCTAAATACCTTTCAAGTGCCATTGGGGAAATATATGGAGTGCCTGTGCTTAGTTTTTTCAAAGAAGGAAAAATGGATGAAAAATTCATAGGCTTAACTCCTTATAGCATACTTGAAAAAGAAATCAAAAAAGTAAAAAGCTAA
- a CDS encoding ABC transporter ATP-binding protein — protein sequence MMKKELIKINNLNKEFGKVKALNNINLSVYEGEWLAIMGPSGSGKSTLLNILSLMDTPSSGEYILDNENLEQMDEEQKITLRREKIGLVFQQFHLIPYLNALENVMLSQYYHSSVDEEDAKMVLEKVGLSHRLTHLPSQLSGGEQQRVCIARALINNPELLLADEPTGNLDEANEQIVLQTLQKLKNEGKTIVLITHNPDLAKFADRTLILQHGVLK from the coding sequence ATGATGAAAAAAGAACTTATTAAAATAAACAACTTAAATAAAGAATTTGGCAAAGTTAAAGCCTTAAACAATATCAACTTAAGCGTCTATGAAGGAGAATGGCTTGCCATCATGGGTCCATCAGGAAGTGGAAAATCAACGCTTTTAAACATACTATCACTCATGGATACTCCAAGCTCTGGGGAGTATATCTTGGATAATGAAAACCTAGAGCAAATGGATGAGGAGCAAAAAATCACCTTGCGTCGTGAAAAAATAGGACTTGTCTTTCAACAATTTCATCTTATCCCCTATCTTAACGCCTTAGAAAATGTTATGCTTTCTCAGTATTATCACTCAAGCGTAGATGAAGAAGATGCTAAAATGGTTCTTGAAAAAGTAGGACTTTCGCATAGACTCACTCATTTACCTAGCCAATTAAGTGGCGGAGAGCAACAAAGAGTTTGCATAGCAAGAGCTTTGATTAATAACCCAGAGCTTTTACTCGCAGATGAACCCACAGGAAATTTAGATGAAGCCAATGAACAAATCGTTCTTCAAACCTTGCAAAAATTAAAAAATGAAGGCAAAACCATAGTTTTAATCACACACAATCCTGATTTAGCCAAATTCGCAGATCGAACCCTTATCTTACAACATGGGGTGTTAAAATGA